From a region of the Mercurialis annua linkage group LG1-X, ddMerAnnu1.2, whole genome shotgun sequence genome:
- the LOC126665814 gene encoding transcription factor IIIA: MEEEFEIAGPIFRDIRRYYCEYCGICRSKKSLITSHIQSHHKEELNKETSDEGKEAKSETSNVCEECGASFKKPAYLKQHMQSHSLERPFVCSVDDCHASYRRRDHLTRHLLTHTGKLFKCPRENCKREFVFQSNVKRHVEEFHKESSSTDVGKEQYVCQENGCGKVFRYLSKLQRHEDSHVKLDAAEAICLEPGCMKHFSNSQCLRTHIQSCHRYMTCEICGTKQLKKNIKRHLCTHEAGSKSTEPIKCHFENCCHTFSNKTNLNQHIKAVHLDVRPFVCGFPGCDVRFSFKHVRDNHEKSSCHVYTPGDFEESDERFRSRPRGGRKRKCPTVEMLIRKRVKAPADLDECRAWFEQMESEGQSRV; this comes from the exons ATGGAAGAAGAATTTGAAATAGCAGGGCCAATATTTAGAGATATAAGACGCTATTATTGTGAATACTGTGGAATTTGCCGATCGAAAAAGTCTCTTATCACTTCTCATATCCAATCACACCATAAG GAAGAGCTGAACAAGGAAACAAGTGATGAGGGTAAAGAGGCCAAGTCAGAAACCTCTAATGTTTGTGAAGAATGTGGCGCTAGTTTCAAAAAGCCCGCATATTTGAAACAACATATGCAAAGTCATTCACttgag AGGCCATTTGTGTGTTCAGTCGATGACTGCCATGCCAGCTACAGAAGGAGAGATCATTTAACGCGCCACCTTCTTACTCATACTGGAAAACTCTTCAAGTGTCCCAGAGAGAATTGCAAGCGTGAGTTTGTTTTTCAAAGCAATGTGAAAAGGCATGTTGAAGAATTTCATAAAGAGAGTTCTTCAACTGATGTTGGCAAGGAGCAATATGTTTGCCAAGAAAATGGGTGTGGAAAGGTGTTTAGATATTTGTCAAAGCTGCAAAGACATGAGGATTCTCATG TTAAATTAGATGCAGCCGAAGCTATCTGTCTAGAACCAGGCTGTATGAAACATTTTTCCAATAGTCAATGCCTTAGAACCCATATCCAGTCGTGCCACAGATATATGACTTGCGAGATTTGCGGGACAAAGCAATTGAAAAAGAACATCAAGAGGCATCTATGTACGCATGAAGCAGGAAGCAAATCAACAGAGCCAATTAAATGTCATTTTGAGAATTGTTGTCACACATTTTCTAAC AAAACAAATCTTAATCAACATATTAAAGCTGTGCACCTTGATGTTCGGCCATTTGTCTGCGGGTTTCCAGGCTGTGATGTGAGATTTTCATTCAAACATGTTAGAGATAACCACGAAAAATCATCCTGCCATGTTTATACTCCT GGTGATTTTGAAGAGTCGGATGAGCGATTCAGGTCAAGGCCTCGAGGTGGAAGGAAGAGGAAATGTCCAACAGTAGAAATGCTGATACGCAAGAGGGTTAAAGCACCAGCAGATCTAGACGAATGTCGGGCTTGGTTTGAGCAAATGGAGAGTGAGGGTCAGTCACGAGTCTAA
- the LOC126665815 gene encoding uncharacterized protein LOC126665815 codes for MACIIISSASCCCAASTGSLVTANSVSTRSCKPNSVSWVSSFPTLNISVRNKNYTSLSPTQNKNSFIQAAWTRRSRGELAKRPNRKSWKQRTDMYMRPFLLNVFFSKKFIHAKVMHRGTSKVISVATTNAKDLRNTLPSLIDHNACRIIGKLIAERSKEADVYAIAYEPRKNERIDGKLGIVIDTIKENGILFVKA; via the exons ATGGCGTGCATAATAATATCATCCGCCTCTTGCTGTTGTGCTGCATCAACTGGGTCTCTGGTCACTGCTAACTCAGTCTCAACTCGGTCCTGCAAACCCAATTCAGTCTCATGGGTATCCTCATTTCCTACTCTCAACATCTCCGTTAGGAACAAAAACTACACTTCTCTTTCTCCCACTCAGAACAAG AATTCTTTCATTCAAGCTGCTTGGACCAGGAGATCTCGAGGCGAACTTGCAAAGAGACCAAACCGGAAATCATGGAAACAGAGGACGGACATGTACATGAGGCCATTCTTACTGAACGTTTTCTTTTCCAAGAAATTCATCCATGCCAAAGTTATGCACAGAGGAACGAGCAAAGTGATATCAGTTGCTACTACAAATGCCAAGGATCTTAGAAACACTTTACCATCACTTATAGATCACAATGCTTGTAGAATCATCGGGAAGCTTATCGCTGAGAGATCGAAAGAAGCTGATGTATATGCAATTGCTTATGAACCTCGAAAGAATGAGCGAATTGACGGTAAGCTTGGTATTGTTATCGACACTATTAAGGAGAACGGGATACTATTTGTTAAAGCTTAA